GATCGCCGAAGGTCACCGGTCGCCCTTCCGCATCGTCCAGCCCCGCCAGCGCGCGGATCCCGTCATGCATCCATTCGGTCAGCGCGGGCCGGGCAGCGCCGCGACCGCCGAGCCCCGAGCAGAGCCCCATGAAATTGTCGCCCGCCGCGTGCGCCGTCACCCACAGCGCGCGCCACGCGCCCGCCGCCAGCGCGCAGACCAGGGCGGGGAGAAGCGCGGCCAGCGTCCCGCGGACGCCCGCCGCCAGCCAGCCGGTGCCCAGCAGCAACAGCAGCGTGAACAGCATCGTGACCGGCGCCAGCCGCAGCAGCGCCAGCACCCCCTCCGCGAAGCGCGCCACGACGGAAGGCCCGGCCGCCAGCCGCACGATCAGCCGATAGGCCGCGCGCGCGACGGGCGTCGGCTGAAACAACCCATAGATGAAGCCCGGGCGGCCGAGATCGGCCGCGATGGCGGCGAGTCCGTCCATCCCCATCCCCGGCAAACCCGCCTGCCCGTCATTCACCAGCCGCCGTTCGCCCAGCGCCGCCGCCGCTGCCATCGCCGCCGCGATCGCGCCCGCGGAGGTGCCGCCGATATTCTTGAAGCGATAGGCCGTCGCGAGTTCGAGCACCGCGCTGGGATAGACCAGCCCGCTGGTGATCCCGCCCTTCATCACGAGGTCGCAATATTTGGTCGGTGCGCGCATCGATCCTCCTCCGCTCGGCGAAGGCTATCATGCCAATCGGACGCTTCGGTGTCGCCGGGCGGTGGGAAAGCGACTCGCCCTCGCCAAAACAAAAAAGCCCCGGAAAACCGGGGCCTTTCTTAAATTGGTGGAGCCGAGGGGGATCGAACCCCTGACCTTCGCAATGCCATTGCGACGCTCTCCCAGCTGAGCTACGGCCCCGGGAATTTTTCAGCGGGGCAGCCTCGCGCGAACGCAGGCCACCCGCTGACTTCGTGTTGGTGGAGCCGAGGGGGATCGAACCCCTGACCTTCGCAATGCCATTGCGACGCTCTCCCAGCTGAGCTACGGCCCCGGGAACAGGCGGTGCCCTCTAGTGGAGATTTCACCGCCCTGCAAGCCTCAACTTTCGTCGTCGGCCTCTTCGGTGTTCACGCCGAGATCGTCGTCGCCGCCGAGATCGACTTCATCGTCCGGCGAGGGGCTGTCCTCGTCGCCGATGTCCAGATCCTCATTGTCCAGATCCGCGTCGTCGGCGACCTTCGCATCCTTCTTGGGCGCGTCGAACGGCAGCGGCTGCTTGGACTTCAGCACCG
The window above is part of the Sphingomonas sanxanigenens DSM 19645 = NX02 genome. Proteins encoded here:
- a CDS encoding FYDLN acid domain-containing protein, yielding MVKPEWGTKRTCPKCGTRFYDLGKDDPVNCIECGNQWEPEPVLKSKQPLPFDAPKKDAKVADDADLDNEDLDIGDEDSPSPDDEVDLGGDDDLGVNTEEADDES